The following proteins are encoded in a genomic region of Rhizobium sp. CCGE531:
- a CDS encoding YciI family protein, whose translation MQYALIIRESAEDFERRADPTYKNSWIAYTQALIQAGIMTGGAGLTAPETATVVRRQGEDHEVQDGPFPDGKEQLGGFYLIEVPDLDAALEWALRIPISQQGSVEIRPRLQM comes from the coding sequence ATGCAATATGCTTTGATCATCCGTGAATCAGCCGAGGATTTCGAGCGTCGCGCGGACCCGACCTATAAGAACAGCTGGATTGCCTACACGCAGGCGCTTATCCAGGCCGGCATCATGACTGGTGGCGCGGGATTGACCGCGCCGGAAACGGCAACTGTCGTCCGTCGCCAAGGCGAGGACCACGAAGTGCAGGACGGTCCCTTCCCTGACGGTAAGGAGCAGCTTGGCGGCTTCTATCTGATCGAGGTTCCGGATCTCGATGCCGCGCTGGAATGGGCCCTGCGCATACCGATCTCCCAGCAAGGCTCGGTCGAGATACGGCCGCGATTGCAGATGTAG
- a CDS encoding ABC transporter transmembrane domain-containing protein has translation MSETGQAEEKKTRSIRPLGRLTPYLGRYRGMVTGALVSLVLAAVTSLALPVAVRRMIDHGFDEADRGLVDSYFIAIMGMALVLAAASALRYYFVISIGERIVSDMRREVFDHVTRLSPSFFDVNQSGEIVSRLTADTTQIKSAVGATASVALRNLILCLGAVIMMIVTSPKLSSIVLIAIPIIVLPLVSFGRSVRKRSRAAQDTLAQASAYANETIAANRTIQAYNGEIAASQRYGATVEDAYQAARAAIKSRSLLTGFAIAMIFGSIVAVLWVGAQNVLAGTMSAGTLGQFLLYSVIAGSSLGSLSEVWGELSQAAGAADRLGELLAEVSPIAAPANPLPLPQPAQGRVEFTDVHFSYPSRPGRSALHGLSFSVKPGETVAIVGASGAGKSTIFSLLLRFYDPQKGGVAIDGVDARDVLPDALRERIAIVPQDTTIFAASIHDNIAFGRPDASRDEVYAAAIAAQADEFVSRLEKGYDTQVGERGVTLSGGQRQRIAIARAILKNAPILLLDEATSALDAESETLVQKALEGLMETRTTLVIAHRLATVLKADRILVLDQGRIVEEGTHQSLIRHGGIYAKLARLQFDAGIEEHMLIAK, from the coding sequence TTGTCAGAGACTGGCCAGGCAGAGGAAAAGAAAACCCGATCAATCCGTCCCCTTGGGCGATTGACGCCGTACCTCGGGCGATATCGCGGCATGGTGACCGGAGCGCTTGTCTCGCTCGTCCTCGCAGCCGTCACCTCGCTCGCTCTGCCGGTCGCCGTCCGCCGCATGATCGACCACGGCTTCGATGAGGCCGACCGCGGACTGGTCGACAGCTATTTCATCGCGATCATGGGCATGGCCCTGGTGCTCGCCGCGGCGAGCGCGCTGCGCTACTATTTCGTCATCTCCATCGGCGAGCGCATCGTTTCCGACATGCGCCGCGAGGTCTTCGACCACGTCACGCGGCTGTCGCCCTCCTTCTTCGACGTCAACCAATCCGGCGAAATCGTCTCGCGGCTGACGGCCGACACGACTCAGATCAAATCCGCCGTCGGTGCCACTGCCTCGGTCGCCCTGCGCAACCTCATCCTCTGTCTCGGCGCCGTGATCATGATGATCGTCACCAGCCCGAAGCTTTCCAGCATCGTCCTGATCGCCATCCCGATCATCGTGCTGCCGCTGGTCAGCTTCGGCCGTTCCGTGCGCAAGCGCTCGCGTGCCGCCCAGGATACTTTGGCGCAGGCATCCGCCTATGCCAATGAGACCATCGCAGCCAACCGCACCATACAGGCCTACAACGGCGAGATCGCCGCTTCCCAGCGTTACGGAGCTACGGTCGAGGATGCCTATCAGGCGGCGCGCGCGGCGATCAAATCCCGCTCGCTGCTGACGGGCTTCGCCATTGCCATGATCTTCGGCAGCATTGTCGCCGTTCTCTGGGTGGGGGCGCAAAATGTGCTCGCCGGCACCATGTCGGCCGGCACGCTCGGCCAGTTCCTGCTCTATTCCGTCATTGCCGGCTCCTCGCTCGGTTCACTGTCGGAAGTCTGGGGCGAGCTGTCGCAGGCCGCGGGCGCGGCCGACCGCCTGGGCGAGCTGCTTGCCGAGGTTTCGCCGATTGCCGCTCCGGCCAATCCCCTGCCCTTGCCGCAGCCGGCGCAAGGTCGCGTGGAATTCACCGATGTCCATTTCTCCTATCCGTCCCGTCCCGGCAGATCGGCGCTGCATGGGCTCTCCTTCTCGGTGAAGCCGGGCGAGACGGTCGCGATCGTCGGGGCATCTGGCGCCGGCAAAAGCACCATTTTTTCGCTGCTGCTGCGCTTCTATGATCCACAGAAGGGCGGTGTCGCCATAGATGGCGTCGACGCTCGCGATGTTCTGCCGGACGCCCTGCGCGAGCGCATCGCCATCGTGCCCCAAGACACGACGATCTTCGCCGCTTCCATCCATGACAACATCGCCTTCGGCCGCCCGGATGCCTCTCGCGACGAAGTATACGCCGCCGCCATCGCCGCACAGGCGGACGAATTCGTCTCGCGCCTGGAAAAGGGATACGACACGCAAGTCGGCGAGCGCGGTGTAACGCTCTCCGGCGGCCAGCGGCAACGCATCGCCATTGCCCGCGCCATCCTGAAGAACGCGCCGATCCTGCTGCTCGACGAGGCAACCTCCGCGCTTGATGCGGAAAGCGAAACCCTGGTGCAGAAGGCCCTGGAAGGCCTCATGGAAACACGCACCACCCTCGTCATCGCCCATCGCCTGGCGACCGTGCTGAAGGCTGACCGCATTCTGGTGCTGGATCAGGGCCGTATCGTCGAGGAAGGCACGCATCAAAGCCTGATTCGTCACGGCGGCATTTACGCGAAGCTTGCGCGCCTGCAGTTCGATGCCGGCATAGAGGAGCACATGCTTATCGCGAAATAG
- a CDS encoding DUF6596 domain-containing protein → MALDARRAAEQAARQSYGKLIAFLAARFRDVPAAEDALSDAIAAALSTWPERGIPDNPEAWLLVAAKRNLLRRVRHENVRAGARDRIMMAFEEAEERMNADNPTFPDERLKLLFVCTHPALHRSAHTPLMLQSVLAVDAATIAKAFLVSPQAMSQRLVRAKIKIRDAHIPFIVPERSVLPDRLESVLSAIYAAYGLGWDGVDGETGKQGSLAEEAIWLGRTLLATLPQEPEAAGLLSLMLYSESRREARRDANGRYVPLDQQEPALWNAEMIAEADNLLRKAGAVGRFGPFQCQAAIQSVHAERRRSGATDWAALAKLYEALVIMKPTAGARVSHAAVTGRVKGPSAGLALLDRIAERDMVTYQPYWAVRAHLLAETGDTENAASAYRTAIGLSDSEAVRQFLQARLDSVASPGR, encoded by the coding sequence ATGGCATTGGATGCCCGACGCGCTGCAGAGCAAGCAGCGCGTCAATCCTACGGCAAGCTGATTGCTTTTCTCGCCGCGCGCTTCCGTGACGTGCCGGCGGCTGAGGATGCTCTGTCCGATGCGATCGCGGCAGCGCTGAGTACCTGGCCGGAGCGCGGCATCCCCGACAATCCTGAAGCCTGGCTGCTGGTTGCGGCCAAGCGTAATCTCCTTCGCCGGGTCAGGCACGAGAACGTCAGGGCCGGCGCGCGCGACAGGATCATGATGGCCTTCGAAGAGGCAGAGGAACGCATGAATGCCGATAATCCAACATTTCCGGATGAACGGTTGAAGCTCCTCTTCGTCTGCACCCATCCGGCTTTGCATCGCTCCGCTCACACCCCGCTGATGCTGCAATCCGTACTGGCCGTCGATGCCGCAACCATAGCCAAGGCCTTCCTCGTTTCGCCGCAAGCCATGAGCCAGCGGCTCGTGCGGGCAAAAATCAAGATCCGCGACGCACATATTCCTTTTATCGTTCCGGAGCGGTCCGTGTTGCCGGACCGATTGGAAAGCGTGCTTTCGGCGATATATGCCGCCTACGGCCTCGGCTGGGACGGGGTCGACGGAGAGACCGGCAAGCAAGGCTCGCTCGCGGAGGAAGCCATCTGGCTCGGCCGCACACTGCTTGCAACCCTGCCCCAGGAACCGGAGGCGGCGGGCTTGTTGTCGCTGATGCTCTACAGCGAATCCCGTCGTGAAGCACGGCGCGATGCGAATGGACGATATGTCCCGCTCGACCAGCAGGAACCCGCGCTCTGGAATGCCGAAATGATCGCCGAGGCCGACAATCTGCTGCGAAAGGCCGGTGCAGTCGGCCGTTTCGGCCCGTTTCAGTGTCAGGCCGCGATCCAGTCCGTACATGCCGAACGGCGACGCTCCGGCGCGACCGACTGGGCCGCGCTTGCCAAGCTCTATGAAGCGCTTGTGATCATGAAGCCGACAGCTGGCGCCCGCGTCAGCCACGCGGCCGTGACAGGCAGAGTAAAGGGTCCGTCAGCCGGCCTGGCGCTCCTTGACCGGATAGCCGAGCGCGACATGGTCACTTATCAGCCCTATTGGGCTGTGCGCGCCCACCTCCTGGCCGAGACGGGGGATACGGAAAACGCCGCCAGCGCATATCGCACCGCGATCGGCCTCAGCGACAGCGAAGCCGTGCGGCAATTCCTGCAGGCACGCCTCGATAGCGTCGCATCGCCGGGGCGCTGA
- a CDS encoding peptidoglycan -binding protein: MALARNRRHQRSVDYWPGFVDALSTLLMAIMFLLTVFVVGQFILSREISGRDEVLNRLNSRINDLVEQLALEKNGKQDLEDTVANLQASLSAAEGERSRLQTLLAAGSGNSQAAEQRAGTLSQQLDEQKQVSTRALSQVDLLNQQIAALRSQIAAVEAALQASETKDQTSQVKIADLGRRLNVALAQRVQELNRYRSDFFGRLREILSDRDNIRIVGDRFVFQSEVLFPSGAADLNPAGQAEMTKLAAALIDLSKEIPPEINWVLRVDGHTDNVPLSGSGRYPDNWALSSARAIAVVKFLISQGVPADRLVAAGFGEFQPIAPGDTPDARATNRRIELKLTEK, from the coding sequence ATGGCGCTCGCCCGCAACCGACGCCACCAGAGAAGCGTCGACTACTGGCCAGGCTTCGTCGACGCGCTGTCCACGCTGCTGATGGCCATCATGTTCCTGCTGACGGTATTCGTCGTCGGCCAATTCATCCTCAGTCGCGAAATCTCCGGGCGTGACGAGGTTCTCAACCGTCTCAACAGCCGCATCAACGATCTGGTGGAGCAGCTGGCGCTCGAAAAAAATGGCAAGCAGGATCTGGAAGATACCGTCGCCAATCTGCAAGCCTCCCTTTCCGCCGCGGAGGGCGAGCGCTCGCGCCTGCAGACCCTGCTTGCCGCGGGGTCCGGCAATAGCCAGGCCGCCGAGCAGCGGGCCGGTACGCTGTCGCAGCAGCTCGACGAGCAGAAGCAGGTGAGTACGCGGGCCCTCAGCCAGGTCGATCTCCTCAATCAGCAGATAGCCGCTCTGCGCAGCCAGATCGCGGCCGTGGAGGCGGCACTGCAGGCTTCCGAGACCAAGGACCAGACGTCGCAGGTGAAGATCGCCGATCTCGGGCGGCGGCTGAACGTGGCGCTGGCCCAGCGTGTGCAGGAACTGAACCGCTACCGCTCGGATTTCTTTGGCCGCTTGCGCGAAATCCTGTCCGACCGTGATAATATCCGCATCGTCGGCGACCGTTTCGTGTTCCAGTCGGAAGTGCTGTTCCCGTCGGGAGCGGCCGATCTCAATCCGGCCGGCCAGGCGGAGATGACCAAGCTCGCGGCGGCTCTCATCGATCTTTCCAAGGAAATCCCGCCTGAAATCAATTGGGTGCTGCGCGTCGATGGCCATACGGACAATGTGCCGCTTTCGGGCAGTGGCCGCTATCCGGACAACTGGGCGCTGTCGTCGGCGCGCGCCATCGCCGTCGTCAAGTTCCTGATCTCGCAGGGCGTCCCCGCCGATAGGCTGGTTGCGGCCGGCTTCGGCGAATTCCAGCCGATCGCACCCGGCGATACGCCGGATGCTCGTGCCACCAACCGGCGCATCGAACTGAAGCTGACGGAAAAATAG
- a CDS encoding YegP family protein has translation MYKFEVYKDKAGEFRFRFKASNGETMFGSEGYKAKASALHAIESIKAHVGAAAIDDQTTATA, from the coding sequence ATGTATAAATTTGAAGTCTACAAGGACAAGGCCGGCGAGTTTCGCTTCCGCTTCAAAGCCTCGAACGGCGAAACCATGTTCGGTTCCGAAGGCTACAAGGCAAAGGCTTCGGCTCTGCATGCCATCGAATCGATCAAGGCTCATGTCGGCGCCGCCGCCATCGACGACCAGACCACCGCAACGGCCTGA
- a CDS encoding flagellar motor protein MotA translates to MENVNLSDLGSTDNVSGTYTYKLSSPMAFFWTMVLFLIIVGFIVAILFRQAQVAFLHNPGLNGLILGVLAVGILLVFNHVLMLRPEVRWFNHFRAVGNADKVGRNPRLLAPMRALLGNRRAMQLSTATLRSILDSIATRLDESRDTSRYLIGLLVFLGLLGTFWGLIGTIGSINDVIQGLDAGTGGSGDILSALKSGLSGPLVGMGTAFSSSLLGLSGSLILGFLDLQAGRAQNRFYTELENWLSSVTDVGSDIAPVIEGAAGASSEDVRALSDYLRKIADEGGGQRSVTAMANLAEGIQGLVKNMRNEQQMLRDWIEAQQEEAKSMRRTLDRLADRIGHTEKTGSK, encoded by the coding sequence ATGGAAAATGTGAATCTGTCGGATCTGGGATCGACCGACAACGTATCGGGCACTTACACCTACAAGCTCTCAAGTCCGATGGCCTTTTTCTGGACGATGGTTCTTTTCCTGATCATCGTCGGCTTCATAGTGGCCATCCTCTTCCGTCAGGCCCAGGTCGCTTTCCTCCATAATCCCGGCCTCAACGGCCTGATCCTCGGCGTTCTGGCCGTCGGTATCCTGCTGGTCTTCAATCATGTGCTGATGCTGAGGCCTGAGGTTCGCTGGTTCAATCATTTCCGCGCCGTCGGCAATGCGGACAAGGTTGGCCGCAATCCGCGGCTTCTCGCGCCGATGCGCGCGCTGCTCGGCAACCGCCGCGCGATGCAGCTCTCCACGGCGACATTGCGCTCCATTCTCGATTCGATCGCCACGCGCCTCGACGAATCGCGCGATACCTCGCGCTATCTCATCGGCCTGCTGGTCTTTCTGGGCCTGCTCGGCACCTTCTGGGGTCTGATCGGTACGATCGGCTCGATTAACGACGTCATTCAGGGCCTCGATGCTGGCACCGGCGGCAGCGGCGATATTCTGAGCGCCCTGAAGAGCGGGCTTTCCGGCCCGCTGGTCGGCATGGGCACGGCCTTCTCGTCGTCGCTGCTCGGCCTTTCCGGCTCGCTGATCCTCGGCTTCCTCGACCTGCAGGCCGGCCGCGCGCAGAACCGCTTCTATACCGAGCTCGAAAACTGGCTCTCGTCGGTCACCGATGTCGGCTCCGATATCGCCCCCGTCATCGAAGGCGCGGCCGGTGCCTCCTCGGAGGATGTGCGGGCGCTGTCGGACTATCTGCGCAAGATCGCCGACGAAGGCGGCGGCCAGCGCTCGGTAACCGCCATGGCCAACCTCGCCGAAGGCATTCAGGGCCTGGTCAAGAACATGCGCAACGAACAACAGATGCTGCGGGACTGGATCGAGGCACAGCAGGAAGAGGCGAAATCGATGCGCCGCACGCTCGATCGCCTTGCCGACCGCATCGGTCACACCGAGAAGACCGGGAGCAAGTAG